One genomic segment of Microbacterium sp. ProA8 includes these proteins:
- a CDS encoding pyridoxamine 5'-phosphate oxidase family protein produces the protein MTAPAFAFDPANDVHARALRRLETEQVAWFGTIGRDGFPHAVPIWFLWRDGRALIMSEPETAKVRNLRANDRVLLHLEAGADGEQLTVLRGTAAISPEPSSAWVERIGDAYTAKYDAWLQRLGLTTATMAERYSVLVEVTPHKLVAW, from the coding sequence ATGACCGCGCCGGCGTTCGCCTTCGACCCGGCGAACGACGTCCATGCCCGCGCGCTCCGACGCCTCGAGACCGAGCAGGTCGCCTGGTTCGGCACGATCGGGCGCGACGGCTTCCCGCACGCCGTGCCCATCTGGTTCCTGTGGCGCGACGGGCGCGCGCTGATCATGAGCGAGCCCGAGACGGCGAAGGTGCGCAACCTCCGCGCCAACGACCGCGTCCTGCTGCATCTGGAGGCCGGAGCCGACGGCGAGCAGCTCACCGTCCTGCGCGGTACGGCCGCGATCTCTCCCGAGCCGTCGAGCGCGTGGGTCGAGCGCATCGGCGACGCCTACACGGCGAAGTACGACGCATGGCTGCAGCGGCTCGGGCTCACGACCGCGACCATGGCCGAGCGCTACTCGGTGCTCGTCGAGGTCACCCCGCACAAGCTCGTCGCCTGGTAA
- the pheA gene encoding prephenate dehydratase, with protein sequence MTSEVVASAEAPVPTRRTYSYLGPAGTFTEAALAQVPEARGHEWRPVRNVGEALADVVEGRSDAAMIAIENSVDGGVSTAQDALATVPGLRIVGEYLVPVEFVLVGRPGARLEDVSLIAAHPVAYAQCLQWLSDALPAHAHVPAASNVASAMSLLDGSSDADAAIAPPGILEHHQLELLASNIGDNPNAVTRFVLVSRTVVPPPPTGADKTSLIVELPDDHPGALLEMLEQFATRGINLSLLASRPIGDELGRYRFVVDADGHLEDERMADALLGLRRFSPRVTFLGSYPRADRAVVRYPERYADDVFVEARDWLRGLISGEPEVQE encoded by the coding sequence GTGACTTCCGAGGTCGTCGCCTCCGCCGAGGCTCCCGTTCCCACCCGCCGTACCTACAGCTATCTGGGCCCGGCGGGCACGTTCACCGAGGCGGCGCTCGCCCAGGTTCCCGAGGCGCGCGGCCACGAGTGGCGGCCGGTCCGCAATGTCGGCGAGGCGCTCGCCGACGTCGTCGAGGGCCGCTCCGATGCCGCGATGATCGCGATCGAGAACTCCGTCGACGGTGGGGTGTCGACCGCGCAGGATGCCCTCGCGACGGTGCCCGGCCTCCGCATCGTCGGGGAGTACCTCGTGCCCGTCGAGTTCGTGCTGGTCGGGCGACCGGGCGCGCGGCTCGAGGACGTGTCGCTCATCGCGGCGCACCCCGTCGCCTATGCGCAGTGCCTGCAGTGGCTCTCGGACGCGCTGCCGGCCCACGCCCATGTGCCCGCGGCCAGCAACGTCGCCAGCGCGATGAGCCTTCTCGACGGATCCAGTGACGCGGATGCCGCGATCGCCCCGCCCGGCATCCTCGAGCATCATCAGCTCGAGCTGCTCGCCTCGAACATCGGCGACAACCCCAACGCGGTCACCCGCTTCGTGCTCGTGAGCCGCACGGTCGTGCCTCCGCCGCCGACCGGTGCCGACAAGACCTCGCTCATCGTCGAGCTGCCCGACGACCACCCCGGCGCCCTGCTCGAGATGCTCGAGCAGTTCGCGACGAGAGGGATCAACCTGTCGCTGCTGGCTTCCCGCCCGATCGGCGACGAGCTGGGCCGGTACCGCTTCGTGGTGGATGCCGATGGCCACCTCGAAGACGAGCGCATGGCCGACGCCCTCCTGGGGCTGCGCCGCTTCAGCCCGCGGGTGACGTTCCTCGGGTCGTACCCGCGCGCGGACCGCGCCGTCGTGCGCTACCCCGAGCGGTACGCCGACGACGTGTTCGTCGAGGCGCGCGACTGGCTGCGCGGCCTGATCTCGGGTGAGCCCGAGGTGCAGGAATGA
- the pgm gene encoding phosphoglucomutase (alpha-D-glucose-1,6-bisphosphate-dependent), whose translation MSRAGQPAEASDLVDIDEVISAYYDITPDPGVPEQRVVFGTSGHRGSSLTGSFNETHILATTQAIVDYRRSQSIEGPLFIGRDTHGLSLPAERSAIEVLVANGIDVRVDARDSWVPTPALSHAILTYNRGKDAADPSRSDGIVVTPSHNPPRDGGFKYNPPNGGPADTDATGWIADRANELIAANLEGVARTPFRDIDADTLGEYDFRDAYVRDLPNIIDVEAIRRAGVRIGADPLGGASVEYWALIAEVHGLDLTVVNPDVDPTWRFMTLDWDEKIRMDPSSPSAMAGLIGRRDEYDILTGNDADADRHGIVTPDAGLMNPNHYLAVAIDYLYSHRPEWPTDAAIGKTLVSSMIIDRVAASLGRDLLEVPVGFKWFVPGLLDGSVAFGGEESAGASFLRRDGSVWTTDKDGILLCLLAAEILAVTGKTPSQRYAELEAEFGASAYQRVDAPASPAQKAALGKLAPEAVTATDLAGEPITAKLSHAPGNGAAIGGLKVQTEHAWFAARPSGTEDVYKLYAESLRGPEHLAQVQAEAREVVSQALAGA comes from the coding sequence ATGAGTCGCGCAGGACAGCCCGCCGAAGCATCCGATCTCGTCGACATCGATGAGGTGATCTCCGCCTACTACGACATCACCCCGGATCCGGGCGTGCCCGAACAGCGGGTGGTGTTCGGCACGAGCGGCCACCGGGGCTCGTCTCTGACGGGCAGCTTCAACGAGACCCACATCCTCGCCACGACGCAGGCGATCGTCGACTACCGCCGGTCGCAGAGCATCGAGGGCCCGCTGTTCATCGGCCGCGACACCCACGGCCTGTCGCTGCCCGCCGAGCGCAGCGCCATCGAGGTGCTGGTCGCCAACGGCATCGACGTGCGCGTCGACGCCCGCGACTCCTGGGTGCCGACTCCCGCGCTCAGCCACGCCATCCTCACGTACAACCGCGGAAAGGATGCCGCCGACCCGAGCCGCTCCGACGGCATCGTGGTGACGCCGAGCCACAACCCGCCGCGCGACGGGGGCTTCAAGTACAACCCGCCGAACGGCGGACCCGCCGACACCGACGCGACCGGATGGATCGCCGACCGCGCGAACGAGCTCATCGCCGCGAACCTCGAAGGCGTGGCGCGTACGCCGTTCCGCGACATCGACGCCGACACGCTCGGCGAGTACGACTTCCGCGACGCGTACGTGCGCGACCTGCCGAACATCATCGACGTCGAGGCGATCCGCCGCGCGGGCGTGCGCATCGGGGCCGACCCGCTGGGCGGCGCCTCGGTCGAGTACTGGGCCCTGATCGCCGAGGTGCACGGGCTGGACCTCACAGTCGTGAACCCCGATGTCGACCCGACCTGGCGCTTCATGACGCTCGACTGGGACGAGAAGATCCGCATGGACCCGTCATCGCCGTCGGCGATGGCCGGACTGATCGGCCGCCGCGACGAGTACGACATCCTCACCGGCAACGACGCCGACGCCGACCGCCACGGCATCGTCACGCCCGACGCCGGGCTGATGAATCCCAACCACTACCTCGCCGTCGCGATCGACTACCTGTACTCGCACCGCCCGGAATGGCCGACGGATGCCGCGATCGGCAAGACGCTCGTCAGTTCGATGATCATCGACCGCGTGGCCGCATCGCTGGGGCGCGACCTGCTCGAGGTGCCGGTCGGCTTCAAGTGGTTCGTGCCCGGCCTCCTCGACGGCTCGGTGGCGTTCGGCGGCGAGGAGTCGGCGGGCGCGTCGTTCCTGCGCCGCGACGGGAGCGTCTGGACGACCGACAAGGACGGCATCCTGCTGTGCCTCCTCGCCGCCGAGATCCTCGCGGTCACCGGCAAGACGCCGTCGCAGCGCTACGCGGAGCTCGAGGCCGAGTTCGGCGCCTCGGCCTACCAGCGCGTGGATGCTCCGGCATCCCCTGCCCAGAAGGCCGCGCTCGGAAAGCTCGCACCGGAGGCGGTGACGGCGACCGACCTTGCCGGGGAGCCGATCACCGCGAAGCTGTCGCACGCGCCCGGCAACGGGGCCGCGATCGGCGGTCTCAAGGTGCAGACGGAGCACGCCTGGTTCGCCGCGCGCCCCTCGGGCACCGAGGACGTCTACAAGCTCTACGCCGAGTCGCTCCGCGGACCCGAGCACCTCGCACAGGTGCAGGCTGAGGCCCGCGAGGTGGTGTCGCAGGCCCTCGCCGGCGCCTGA
- a CDS encoding GlsB/YeaQ/YmgE family stress response membrane protein, translating to MLWTILGLIIIGLIAGLIARAVIPGKQSMGILLTIVLGIVGSFVGGFLGFLIFGSDPNGGFLQPAGIIGSILGAIIVLGLYVLFTRRRGVTRS from the coding sequence ATGCTCTGGACAATTCTGGGCCTCATCATCATCGGCCTCATCGCCGGCCTCATCGCTCGCGCCGTCATCCCCGGCAAGCAGAGCATGGGAATCCTGCTGACCATCGTGCTCGGAATCGTCGGCTCGTTCGTCGGCGGCTTCCTCGGCTTCCTGATCTTCGGCAGCGACCCGAACGGCGGCTTCCTGCAGCCGGCGGGCATCATCGGATCCATCCTCGGAGCGATCATCGTGCTCGGACTGTACGTCCTGTTCACGCGTCGCCGGGGCGTCACGCGCTCCTGA
- a CDS encoding PmoA family protein, which translates to MPDLTLRLDEADLTVTSAGVDIARYSFAPGGAPSEGPKPFLHPVRALDGAPLTAYRPWDHRWHKGLQMTWTHVSGQNFWGGNTYRPEHGDYALLDNVGRMRHDGFAAMTAEGSEVSFTEDLTWITAGGEDWIAETRTHRFHGVDTARGLWVLDFSTTLRNVSGRDLEFGSPTTQGRPNAGYTGFVIRMPRAWTGGRVLAGGLPDDAGADAVMGLEAPWVAVSGEHDEYDGGGTVLAFAGASTGGPAIRWFVRSEPFPILAPSPSFDKHIVLAPGAELSLAHRHVFGDRIWTPEETRALAADLAP; encoded by the coding sequence GTGCCCGACCTGACGCTCCGCCTCGATGAGGCCGACCTCACCGTGACCTCCGCCGGCGTGGACATCGCCCGCTACTCCTTCGCGCCAGGAGGTGCACCCTCCGAAGGTCCGAAGCCGTTCCTGCACCCCGTCCGCGCGCTCGACGGCGCGCCGCTCACGGCCTACCGGCCGTGGGACCACCGCTGGCACAAGGGCCTGCAGATGACGTGGACCCACGTGTCGGGACAGAACTTCTGGGGTGGCAACACGTACCGTCCCGAACACGGCGACTACGCCCTGCTCGACAACGTCGGCCGCATGCGCCACGACGGGTTCGCGGCGATGACGGCGGAGGGATCCGAGGTGTCGTTCACCGAAGACCTCACCTGGATCACCGCGGGCGGCGAGGACTGGATCGCCGAGACGAGGACGCACCGCTTCCACGGCGTCGACACCGCGCGGGGCCTCTGGGTGCTCGACTTCTCGACGACGCTGCGCAACGTCTCGGGCCGCGACCTCGAGTTCGGCAGCCCGACCACGCAAGGCCGCCCGAACGCCGGCTACACCGGCTTCGTGATCCGGATGCCGCGTGCCTGGACCGGGGGCCGTGTGCTGGCGGGCGGGCTCCCCGACGACGCGGGTGCCGACGCCGTGATGGGTCTCGAAGCCCCGTGGGTCGCGGTGTCGGGAGAGCACGACGAGTACGACGGCGGCGGCACGGTGCTCGCCTTCGCCGGCGCGTCGACCGGCGGGCCGGCGATCCGGTGGTTCGTGCGCAGCGAGCCCTTCCCGATCCTCGCGCCCTCCCCCTCGTTCGACAAGCACATCGTGCTCGCACCCGGGGCCGAGCTCTCGCTCGCGCACCGGCACGTCTTCGGCGACCGCATCTGGACTCCCGAGGAGACGCGGGCCCTCGCGGCCGACCTCGCGCCTTGA
- a CDS encoding glycoside hydrolase family 3 C-terminal domain-containing protein: MNETMTDAGTRPIAEHPAEHTPVFRQVDQPLAVRARDLLDRLTPDERIAMLHQAAPAIERLGVAAWHTGCEALHGAAWLGRATVFPQPVGLAATWDTELVRQVGEVAAVEVRAKRAENPMVSLNVWAPVVNTLRHPAWGRNEEGYSEDPHVTAEFGTAYSQGLRGDHPRVWRTVPALKHFLAYNNETDRSTTSSEMSLRTLHEEELPAFRGALEAGAAGGIMLAYNQVNGVPAHTQPELVAEARSWSDESIAVVSDAGAPTFLVTTQRAQPDHVHAAAALVRSGLDSFTDNEANAEPTIGYLREALGAGLLTTDDIDRAVVRLLELRIRTGEFDGADDPYAGIGVGAIDAPEARALARETVARSVVVLRNDDGVLPLSDAKRVAVVGPLADAVLTDWYAGTPPYAVGIGAAAAERFGEAEVVTGADTVALRAASNARFVVAAADGATVEASAAGAGADALFDVTDWGDGILTLRSHASGLLLTGGAWPMRADAERVGGWVVQESFRRHLHADGTWSLLHLGSGRWVRTFRDSGLLGAEAVTLDQAERFGVRIVRSGASAVAEAAARADAVIVAVGNDPHLAGRETEDRPHLRLPAAAADVWRVAHEANPRAVLTIVSSYPYVLDDTDATTVVWSSHGGQELGHGVIDVLAGDREPSGRLSQSWLATEEQAGDLFDYDTLRQGATYRHQAEAPTFAFGHGLTYTTVAYESVTVQDAAVTAPAATHRHAGFAPRADEPAVGAVVRVRNTGDRDAEELVQLYALPSAGFAIPTPRRVLVAYRRVRLAPGEVADVELSFSPGRLAVWDDDLRLPGAVDDWVHAGALRVQPGSYVIAAGPSAWDLPVRAQLEVMPG; the protein is encoded by the coding sequence ATGAATGAGACCATGACGGATGCCGGGACGCGGCCGATCGCGGAGCACCCGGCCGAGCACACCCCGGTGTTCCGGCAGGTCGACCAGCCGCTGGCCGTGCGGGCCCGCGACCTGCTCGACCGGCTGACGCCCGACGAGCGCATCGCGATGCTGCACCAGGCGGCCCCCGCGATCGAGCGGCTGGGCGTCGCCGCGTGGCACACCGGCTGCGAGGCGCTGCACGGCGCGGCGTGGCTCGGTCGCGCGACGGTGTTCCCGCAGCCCGTCGGGCTCGCGGCGACGTGGGACACCGAACTCGTACGCCAGGTCGGCGAGGTCGCCGCCGTCGAGGTGCGCGCAAAGCGCGCCGAGAACCCGATGGTGAGCCTCAACGTCTGGGCGCCGGTCGTCAACACGCTGCGTCACCCGGCGTGGGGGCGCAACGAAGAGGGCTACTCCGAAGATCCGCACGTCACCGCCGAGTTCGGCACCGCCTACTCGCAGGGCCTTCGCGGCGACCACCCGCGGGTCTGGCGCACGGTGCCCGCGCTCAAGCACTTCCTCGCCTACAACAACGAGACCGACCGCTCCACGACGTCGTCCGAGATGTCGCTGCGCACCCTTCACGAAGAGGAGCTGCCCGCCTTCCGCGGAGCCCTCGAGGCGGGCGCCGCCGGCGGCATCATGCTCGCCTACAACCAGGTCAACGGCGTCCCCGCCCACACGCAGCCCGAGCTCGTCGCCGAGGCCCGGTCGTGGTCGGACGAGTCGATCGCGGTGGTGTCGGATGCCGGTGCCCCGACCTTCCTGGTGACCACCCAGCGCGCCCAGCCCGACCACGTCCACGCGGCGGCGGCTCTGGTGCGATCGGGACTCGACTCGTTCACCGACAACGAGGCGAACGCGGAGCCCACCATCGGCTACCTCCGCGAGGCGCTCGGCGCCGGGCTCCTCACGACGGACGACATCGACCGGGCGGTGGTGCGGCTGCTCGAGCTGCGCATCCGCACCGGTGAGTTCGACGGCGCCGACGACCCCTATGCGGGCATCGGCGTCGGGGCGATCGACGCGCCGGAGGCGCGTGCGCTCGCCCGAGAGACGGTGGCGCGCTCCGTCGTCGTGCTGCGGAACGACGACGGAGTGCTGCCACTTTCGGACGCGAAGCGGGTCGCGGTCGTCGGACCGCTCGCCGACGCGGTGCTGACGGACTGGTACGCCGGCACGCCGCCGTACGCGGTCGGGATCGGTGCGGCGGCCGCGGAGCGCTTCGGCGAGGCCGAGGTCGTCACGGGGGCCGACACCGTGGCACTCCGCGCGGCCTCGAACGCCCGCTTCGTCGTCGCCGCCGCCGACGGTGCGACCGTCGAGGCGTCGGCGGCCGGCGCTGGCGCGGATGCCCTGTTCGATGTGACGGACTGGGGCGACGGCATCCTGACCCTGCGTTCCCACGCGAGCGGACTGCTGCTCACCGGAGGCGCCTGGCCGATGCGCGCCGACGCTGAGCGGGTCGGCGGCTGGGTCGTGCAGGAGAGCTTCCGCCGGCACCTGCACGCCGACGGCACGTGGTCGCTCCTGCACCTCGGCTCGGGGCGCTGGGTGCGGACCTTCCGCGACTCGGGGCTGCTCGGCGCCGAGGCCGTCACCCTCGACCAGGCCGAGCGGTTCGGCGTACGCATCGTGCGCTCGGGGGCGTCGGCGGTGGCAGAGGCGGCCGCGCGTGCCGATGCCGTCATCGTGGCGGTCGGCAACGACCCGCATCTGGCCGGCCGCGAGACGGAGGACCGGCCGCACCTGCGGCTGCCCGCGGCGGCCGCCGACGTGTGGCGCGTCGCGCATGAGGCCAACCCGCGTGCCGTGCTCACGATCGTGTCGAGCTACCCGTACGTGCTGGACGACACGGATGCCACCACCGTCGTGTGGTCGAGCCACGGCGGGCAGGAGCTCGGGCACGGCGTCATCGACGTGCTCGCGGGCGACAGGGAGCCGTCGGGACGCCTGTCGCAGAGCTGGCTCGCCACCGAGGAGCAGGCGGGCGACCTCTTCGACTACGACACGCTCCGCCAGGGGGCGACGTACCGCCACCAGGCCGAGGCGCCCACGTTCGCCTTCGGTCACGGGCTCACCTACACGACCGTCGCGTACGAGTCGGTGACGGTTCAGGATGCCGCTGTCACCGCGCCCGCCGCGACGCACCGGCACGCCGGATTCGCACCGCGCGCCGACGAGCCCGCCGTGGGCGCGGTGGTGCGTGTGCGCAACACCGGCGACCGCGATGCCGAGGAGCTCGTGCAGCTGTACGCGCTGCCGTCGGCGGGCTTCGCCATCCCGACCCCGCGCCGCGTGCTGGTGGCGTACCGCCGCGTGCGGCTCGCGCCGGGCGAGGTGGCCGACGTCGAGCTCTCGTTCTCGCCCGGCCGCCTCGCGGTGTGGGACGACGACCTGCGCCTTCCCGGCGCGGTCGACGACTGGGTCCACGCCGGCGCCCTCCGCGTCCAGCCGGGGTCGTACGTCATCGCGGCAGGCCCCTCGGCATGGGATCTCCCGGTCCGCGCGCAGTTGGAGGTCATGCCGGGCTGA
- the yicI gene encoding alpha-xylosidase — protein MKFTDGYWLTRPGLAPLYAVEVDDIRHDEAAGTMTVYAPTAVIRDRGDTLNRAMLTVTFSAPAPGVVKVRVERHQGAVHRGPDFEVFGEEGFRPEIAIDDEAGVLRSGPLTARVVRAAGQWRVDFESDGRVLTSSLPRSIGHFTGTSGKNGTTGTPGTAGTAGTAAGGTQPTWVHQQLSIEPGERVYGLGERFGAFVKNGQTVDTWNADGGTSSEQAYKNVPFYLTSRGYGVFVDNPANVSFEVGSEVNSRVQFSVDGESLEYYVIAGPEPKDVLRRYTALTGRPARVPAWSFGLWLTTSFTASYDEDTVTAFVDGMAERDIPLSVFHYDCFWMREYQWTDFEWDARAFHDPVGQIARMHERDVHVSVWINPYIAQRSALFREAAENGYLLLRTDGSVWQWDMWQAGMGLVDFTNPDAADWYVAKLQGLLDQGVDAFKTDFGERIPVEGVVWHDGSDPHRMHNYYAKLYNEVVFRALERHHGVGDAVVFARSATAGSQQFPVHWGGDNDSTFLSMAESLRGGLSLAMSGFGYWSHDIGGFEGTPDPGLFKRWLAFGLLSSHSRLHGSSSVRVPWAFDDEAVDIARTFTKLKMRLMPYLAGAAEQAYHEGTPMMRPMALEFPGDRSGFDADTQYMLGDSLLVAPVFTADGTVEYYVPEGQWTSLVDGSVVDGRRWVGETHGYDSVPLRVRPGTVLPFGADDSRPDYDWSDGVTLRCFALPDGYDAVTRVPGHDAKGSIDGVGATTFRVRREGTAIIASSDDAHAPWALQVGEQTARAEASGEIRIEIEDER, from the coding sequence GTGAAGTTCACCGATGGCTATTGGCTCACCCGGCCGGGGCTCGCCCCGCTGTACGCAGTCGAGGTCGACGACATCCGCCACGACGAGGCGGCGGGCACCATGACGGTCTACGCGCCGACCGCGGTCATCCGCGACCGCGGCGACACCCTGAACCGCGCGATGCTCACGGTGACCTTCTCGGCGCCGGCGCCCGGCGTCGTCAAGGTGCGGGTCGAGCGGCACCAGGGTGCGGTGCATCGCGGGCCGGACTTCGAGGTGTTCGGCGAAGAGGGCTTCCGCCCCGAGATCGCCATCGACGACGAGGCCGGCGTCCTGCGCTCCGGTCCGCTGACCGCGCGGGTCGTCCGGGCGGCGGGTCAGTGGCGCGTCGACTTCGAGAGCGACGGGCGCGTGCTCACCAGCTCGCTGCCCCGGTCCATCGGGCATTTCACCGGCACGAGCGGCAAGAACGGCACGACCGGCACGCCGGGCACCGCCGGCACAGCGGGCACCGCCGCCGGAGGCACGCAGCCGACCTGGGTACACCAGCAGCTGAGCATCGAGCCGGGTGAGCGCGTCTACGGCCTCGGCGAGCGGTTCGGGGCGTTCGTGAAGAACGGCCAGACCGTCGACACGTGGAACGCCGACGGCGGCACCTCGAGCGAGCAGGCGTACAAGAACGTGCCGTTCTACCTCACGAGCCGCGGCTACGGCGTCTTCGTCGACAACCCCGCGAACGTCTCGTTCGAGGTGGGCAGCGAGGTGAACTCGCGCGTGCAGTTCTCGGTCGACGGCGAATCGCTCGAGTACTACGTGATCGCCGGTCCCGAGCCGAAGGACGTGCTGCGTCGCTACACGGCGCTCACCGGGCGCCCGGCGCGCGTGCCCGCGTGGTCGTTCGGGCTGTGGCTGACGACATCCTTCACCGCCAGCTACGACGAAGACACCGTGACGGCCTTCGTCGACGGCATGGCCGAGCGCGACATCCCGCTGTCGGTCTTCCACTACGACTGCTTCTGGATGCGCGAGTACCAGTGGACCGACTTCGAGTGGGACGCCCGCGCCTTCCACGACCCGGTCGGCCAGATCGCACGCATGCACGAGCGCGACGTGCACGTGTCGGTGTGGATCAACCCCTACATCGCACAGCGGTCCGCCCTGTTCCGCGAGGCGGCCGAGAACGGCTACCTGCTCCTGCGCACCGACGGCAGCGTGTGGCAGTGGGACATGTGGCAGGCGGGCATGGGCCTGGTGGACTTCACCAACCCGGATGCCGCGGACTGGTACGTCGCGAAGCTGCAGGGTCTGCTCGACCAGGGCGTCGATGCGTTCAAGACCGACTTCGGCGAGCGGATCCCGGTCGAGGGCGTCGTGTGGCACGACGGCTCCGACCCGCACCGCATGCACAACTACTACGCGAAGCTCTACAACGAGGTCGTCTTCCGCGCGCTCGAGCGCCACCACGGCGTCGGCGACGCGGTCGTCTTCGCCCGCTCGGCCACCGCGGGCTCGCAGCAGTTCCCGGTGCACTGGGGCGGCGACAACGACTCGACGTTCCTGTCGATGGCCGAGTCGCTGCGCGGCGGGCTCTCGCTCGCGATGTCGGGCTTCGGCTACTGGAGCCACGACATCGGCGGATTCGAGGGCACGCCCGACCCGGGCCTGTTCAAGCGCTGGCTGGCCTTCGGGCTGCTGTCGTCGCACTCGCGCCTGCACGGCTCGTCGTCGGTGCGCGTGCCGTGGGCGTTCGACGACGAGGCCGTCGACATCGCCCGCACCTTCACGAAGCTCAAGATGCGGCTCATGCCCTACCTCGCGGGCGCCGCCGAGCAGGCGTATCACGAGGGAACGCCGATGATGCGCCCGATGGCGCTCGAGTTCCCCGGCGACCGCTCGGGCTTCGACGCCGACACCCAGTACATGCTGGGCGACTCGCTGCTGGTCGCACCGGTGTTCACCGCCGACGGCACGGTCGAGTACTACGTGCCCGAGGGGCAGTGGACCTCGCTCGTCGACGGCTCCGTCGTGGACGGCCGACGATGGGTCGGTGAGACGCACGGCTACGACTCGGTGCCGCTGCGCGTGCGCCCGGGCACGGTGTTGCCCTTCGGCGCCGACGACAGCCGTCCCGACTACGACTGGTCCGACGGCGTCACGCTGCGCTGCTTCGCGCTGCCCGACGGCTACGACGCCGTCACGCGCGTGCCGGGTCACGACGCCAAGGGCTCGATCGACGGGGTCGGCGCGACGACGTTCCGCGTGCGCCGCGAGGGCACCGCGATCATCGCCTCGTCGGACGACGCACACGCGCCCTGGGCGCTGCAGGTGGGCGAGCAGACCGCTCGGGCCGAAGCATCCGGAGAGATCCGCATCGAGATCGAGGACGAGCGATGA